Part of the Maridesulfovibrio sp. genome, TTAACAAGGATATGATTCATGATAAGCAGGGAAATGTTAAGCTGAATTCCGCAGAAGCGTATGTTTTAGCCGAGCAGAAGGCTTTGTACAGACTCAAAGAACGATTTCCTGATTATTGCAAGTTTGCGGGTTTGATGTAGCTCAAGCTTTGGGGAGGGCTTAAATTATTTGCTCTGAAATGCAATTTATCCTTGCATTTACCTGTGTTCCGATTACTCCTTTCTCATTATGCAAACAGAATTAAAGATTCCCATTCTTCCCCGTAGGATTGTTTCGCAGCAGTTTAGTGACGCTGATATTGAACGTCTTGCTCAAGGGCTGGCTGATCCTGAAAACCGTATGGTTGAAATCATCGGTGCATTGATCAACGTGCACAAGAATGATGTCTGTGATACCCGTGAAATCCGGGTCAAATTTAAAGATATGCAGATTGAACTGGCTCCGGTTAACGGGCATATCAATCTGCTATGTTCCCGCGTGCCGAGGGATTGCCTTTATGATGGACGAAACGTTATCTGGCAGTCCGTGGAGCATATTTCGGCAGTCATTCGCGATATAATTTTTGCTCCTAAGCATTCGTGCAACGGAGATGATTGCCGCTCCACGAATATTAAGAAGTTTGTAGAACATTCCGGCCTTATGTATCGCGGTGAGCGTGGTTTGGTCATGTTTACCTGGGGCGGGCATCAGGTACCCCTTGATGAGTACAATTTTGCCAAGGAACTCGGCTACTGGACTGCACTTTTTATGCCGGATATGGAAAATATCACTGGTTGCGGTGTAGGTGTTATGAAGGCTCCCTTCAAGGGCGCACAAGTTGCCTACGGTAAGCAGAATTCTTTTGAGCGCTTCGGGCACCGGGATTTTATCGGATTTTCAGAAAAGCAGATTTTGGCCGCGGAAGCTCCAAACGAACTGGTTACCCAGCTTTTGACTTTCCCGACTATTGAAGAGCGCATGGAAGCATTTATCCGTGCTTCCCATCGAGGCAAGGTTCATCCCGGTGGAGCCGGTACTGTTGAGGAAATTCTGACCATGCTGGCCTTGCTGTCTATGCCCGATAACAAGGGTATTCCCTATGAATTCGACCTTGTTGAGATGGGGGGCGGGGTTTATTTTAAAGAACTTGATGAGTATTTGAAGATCTGTTTCGGCGACGCATTGGACGGACTGTATAATGTCCATGTGGGGACAGCCCGCGCTTACGCCAACTACGTGGCTTACCAGACTCAGAATTTGAATACCCGTTATCTTTGGAATGATGATCTTGTTTTTGATCCGCGTATTCAGGAGCCTTTTGAGGTTACTTTCGAATCAATGGAAGGACTTGATCTTTCCCGGGATCAGGAAGCTTTTTCATTGCTTATTAACCTGCGCCGTTTCTTTTCCGGCGTTGTTCATCTGACAGTGAAAGACCCGGATATGCTTGATTCATGGGGCGATGACAGTCCCCTTATCAAGGGTGATAAAAACATTCTGGCTGCAACAGACCAGTTGGTCCGCAAGTTGGCAAAGCAAGGCAGGATTCATCCCAGTAAGAGCAATAAGCCTGCTTATCGAATTGAGTAGTGAATTTTATTGTTTGGAGAAAATAAGGCCGATCTGTTTGTTAACAGGTCGGCCATTTTTAATGGATGAATTCATTTACGATTGTATCAATCTCGCCACTGCATTTCATTTTGTATATTATGTTGTTAAATTTTTTTATAAAATCGCGTTTGAAAGGCGGATTGTTTTTGCGAGAAAAAGCCAAGTGTCCATATTCTGTACTTATCTTCATTCCTTGAACAAGCTTTGATGGATCAATGCCCATAAGTTTAGCCGTATAGAGGATGGATTTGCTGTCGTTTACGTAACAGTCAATGCGACCGGCAAGGATTTTTTTTATGTTTTTCTCATTACTGGATGCATCTTCGGTTTTAATTTTATCTATATTGGGGATTATGAATCCATCGTTGATCCCGATATTAAGATCTTCGTAGTCTGCAGGCCAATTTGGGCGTGGATTGTCCAGAAATCCTTTGGCGCAGAATATTGAATAGTCTTCTTCAAGTATCGGGGTAGAGTATGTGTCTATCCATGGTCTTTTCTGGGGCCACTGGTAAGGAGGAAAAGCAGCGAAAACTTTGCCGTGTTCGAGGCCTCTCAGTAAACGTTTATACGGGACGGGTATAATTTTGATTTCATACCCTTCCATTCGGGCAAAAGCCTTCTCCAGAATCCGCACATATATTCCATCATAAGTCCTATTTTGTATGAAACAATAAGGGGCATATGCATCGTCTCCATATACGTTGACCCTGATGATTGCTTTAGCCTGTTGTGTGCATGCAAATAGTGTAATGAAAAGGATAAATGTATTAAAAAAATGTTTCATTCAGAACCTGCACTTAGAAATTGTTCATGGATTACAATGAATAGTATGATAATATTCATTTTTTACGAACAAGGTCAAATGTATTGTTCTGAAGTTGATAAATAATTATTGGCTGGCGCGGATCATGCGCAGTATTTCAAATGAATAATTGCCGCAAAGTCCATTGAATACAGGGTTTAACTGCATGAAGCCTTCGTCTTTGTAAAAGGATAAAGTGTCCTGCAGGCATTTAAGTTCCGTTGGTTCAAGATCAAGAACATCGCTTACGTCTACTTTTCCGGCTCCAATGCAGGAAGTCAGGTGGGCATAAATTGTGGCGGGCTTGATCTTACGGGATTCAGCCACTTTTTCGATGTCCATAAGCTCTTCGAACAACTCAAGTGTTTCCAGTGCAGAGGCAGAAACAGTCGGGCCTGCATTTTTTGGGGTGGAAGTGGGGGCTTCTTTGATCTTGTCTTCCGGGATGGGAAAAAGATCATCCGGTCTGCCGTGTTTTTCCTGATGGTCCATCAGTACTTCGATTATGGCTGCTCCGTAACGAAATATTTTTTGATCACCCAAACCACTGACCGCATAGAGTTCACCGGTAGTTTGCGGTCGGTAGCAACCAAGTTCAAGCAGGGTTTTATCTGCAAAAATTGCATATGCCGGAACATGTTGTTCCTGCGCGAGTGTATTGCGCAGTGAGCGCAGCGATTCCAGCAGCTCTTGCGCTTCCGGAGTTGAAAGGGAGGGGCTGTTTGAATCCCCGATGACCAGCTTTTTGCCGGCGCGGCGGGTTCTGGTCTTGGCCAGCACCGGGTCTTTGCGCAGGGCTACAGTGCGCTCTTTACGCAGAACTTCCCAGCTTTTCGCATTTAGTTTCAGCGATCCGTAGCCCTCCATATCAACATCCACCAGTCCTTGGGAAACAAGCTGGCGGTGGATGGAAAGCCATTCATCGGAATTATATTCTTTACCGATGCCGTAAGTGCTTAAACTGTTATGCCCTTGGGTGCTGATGCGTTTATTTTCCTTGCCCAGTAAAATATCGATCAGGTAGTTGGCCCCGAAAAGCTGATCGGTGCGGAAAATATTTGAAAGGGCCTTTTGCGCCGGGATGGTCCCGTCAAATGTTGATGGCGGGTTGATGCATGTAAAACAGTTTCCGCACGGTTCCTCAAGTTCTTCCCCGAAATATGAAAGCAGAGACTGGCGCAGGCACCCCGGTGATTCGCAATAAGCTAGTAAGGCATTGAGCTTACGCAGTTCCAAGGCTTTACGGTCATCCGGGCTGTTGCCGGACATGATCATTCGTTTTAGGAATCCGATATCCTGAATTCCGACCGACATCCAGGCTTCGGCAGGCAGTCCGTCACGTCCGGCACGGCCTGTTTCCTGATAGTAGGCTTCGATGGTTTTCGGCAGGTCCAGATGGGCTACGTAACGCACATCCGGCTTGTCGATACCCATACCGAAAGCAATGGTTGCCACCATGACAATACCGTCTTCGGACATGAACCGGGCCTGATTAGATTCACGGGTCTGTGCGTCCAATCCCGCGTGATAAGGCAGGGCGTTGATTCCCTGTTTGCAGAGCCATTCGGCGGTGGATTCCACTTTTTTGCGGCTCATGCGGTAGACGATGCCGCATTCAGCAAAGTGATCGTTCTTGATGAAATTGAGCAGTTGCCGCTTTTCCTGATCCTTGGGGATTACAGTGTAGCGGATGTTAGGACGGTCAAACCCAGTTGCAAAAATATCATCATTGCTGAAGGATAAGCGGTAGAGGATTTCCTTGCGGGTCGGGCCGTCTGCTGTGGCGGTCAGGGCCATGCGCGGCACGCGGGGAAACATTTCCGCAAACACGGAAAGCCGCAGGTAATCCGGACGGAAGTCGTGTCCCCATTGAGCTACACAGTGTGCTTCGTCAATGGCGATCAGACTGATCTTGATGCCCGAAAGCATGTCCATGAATCCGGGCTGGGCCAGCCGCTCCGGAGCAACGTAAAGCAGGTCCATGTGTCCGCTGTGAAGTTCATGGATAATATGGTTGGCCTCGGAGGGCTGTATTGATGAATTCAGACAGGCTGCACGTACTCCCATCTGTTGCAGAGCTGCCACCTGATCGCGCATCAAGGCAATGAGCGGGGAAATGACAATGCCCACCCCCGGTCTAAGGATAGCCGGAATCTGGTAACAGGCGGATTTACCACCTCCGGTGGGCATGAAAACAACGGCATTACCGCCGCTCATAATGCGGTTGATGACATTTTCCTGCAACCCACGGAATGATTCATAGCCGTAGGTCTGGCGCAGGACATCGAGAGGAGTGCGTGGTGCGCTCATAAAGTTTTAAAGAGCCCAGCCTTCTCCGTTTTCACCGCAGGTCAGAACCTGTGCTCCACTGGCAGTTACTGCGATGGTGTGTTCGAAGTGGGCGGATGGCTTGCCGTCTTTGGTAACAATGGTCCAGTGATCTTTCAGGGTCTCTGTGTTTTTCACGCCTGCATTGATCATGGGTTCCACTGCAATAACAAGTCCCTGTTTGAGCTTGAAATCTTTGACAAGTCTGCTGTGGTAGTTGGGTACCTGCGGGGCTTCCCAGAGACTCTCTCCGATGCCGTGTCCGACCAGTGATTCTACGACGGAAAATCCTGCATTGCGGGCATATTGAGACATCTCTTTAGCTATCTTGCTCCATTTTACACCCGGTTTTATGTGCTTGATGGCGATGCGCAGGCATTCTTCTGTCACATCCATGAGTTTCCGTTTTTCTGCATCAATTTCGCCGATAGCATGGGTAACCGCGCAGTCAGAGCACCAGCCGTTCAAGCGCACACCGATATCGATGGAGAGGATATCTCCGTTTTCCAACTTACGGGCGGAAGGAATTCCGTGAACAATTGCTTCGTTGATGGACATGCAGCAGCCTGCAGGAAAAGGAACCTTGCCCGGAACACCTTTGAAAAGTGGAGTTGCACCATTGGAGGTGATGAATTTTTCTACTTCGGCGTTGATCACTTCGGTGCTTGTGCCTGCTTCGCACATTTCTTTAGCCACCATGTGGGCCTTGTAGAGCAGGATTCCTGCTTCACGCATGAGATCGATTTGTTTTTTATTCTTTATAATCATTTGGATAACTCCAGAAAATGTTTTCGTGACCGGGACAGGCTACTCTTTAATATATGGAAGTCAACCGGAGATCAGGGCGTTCTTCGTATGGAGCACTTACTTCGGTGAAAAAATAAACTTAATTTAAAAAGGCTTTACTAAACTTTCCGTTTCCGTATTCTATAAGCATAATAAGAAAACCTTTACGTGCAGGACCTGATTCAAGTTGCGGCGGTGAAGTTATGGAACACAAGTTTTCGGGTGAAGTTATCTCTGTTAGGGGATCCGTTGTTGATGTGCGTTTTCCTGAAGAAATACCCCCCTTGCTTTCAGTTATGTATTCAGCAGGAGAGAAGGCGGTCACACTTGAGGTGGCCGACCACCTGAATATGAATTCTGTTCGCGCCATTGCCATGACTCCTACCGGAGGGCTGGCCCGTGGTGATGTTGTCCATTGCGAAGGTGAAACCCTACGCACTCCCGTGGGTGAGGAGTTGTTGGGCCGGGTGCTCAATGTATTCGGTGATCCGGTAGACGGTAAAGAGCTGCCTAATGATGTTGAATTCAGATCCATCCACAATCAGCCCATCGAGCTTTCACGGCGTGTTGTATCAGAGGAGATTTTTACCACTGGAATCAAGGTCATTGACCTGCTCATGCCTCTTGAAAAGGGCGGCAAAGCCGGACTGTTCGGAGGAGCCGGAGTGGGCAAAACAGTACTCATCACCGAGCTGATCAACAATATGGTCGGTGCGCATAGCGGGATCAGTATTTTTTGCGGCATCGGGGAGCGTTGTCGCGAAGGCGAAGAACTTTACCGCGAGATGGGTGATGCAGGTGTGCTTGATAATACGGTAATGGTATTCGGTCAGATGAATGAACCTCCGGGCGCGCGTTTTCGAACCGGGCATACAGCCATGACCATTGCCGAGTACTTTCGGGATGATCAGGGTACGGATGTTCTCCTGCTCATCGACAATATTTTTCGTTTTATTCAGGCCGGTATGGAACTTTCCGGGCTATTGGGGCGTCTGCCATCGCGTATGGGCTATCAGCCTACACTTGGTTCAGACCTTGCGGAATTGCAGGAGCGTATTTCCTCCAGCCGTTCCGGAGCCATTACCTCAATTCAGGCTGTCTACGTACCTGCCGATGACCTGACTGACCCGGCAGCAACCCACACATTTTCACATCTTTCATCTTCAATTGTCCTTTCCCGCAAGCGTGCCGGAGAAGGTTTTTATCCTGCCGTTGACCCGCTTGAATCTCGATCCATGATGCTTTCCCCTGCAATTGTGGGGCAGCGTCATTATGACGTAGCCCGCGAAGTTCGTCGTACGCTTGCCCAATATGAGGACCTTAAAGACATCATTGCCATGCTTGGCCTTGAGGAACTTTCCCGCGAAGACCGTAAGATTGTCTCCCGGGCGCGCAGGATGGAACGTTTTATGACTCAGCCATTCAACACTACTAAGCATTTTACAGGTATGGACGGGCGAATTGTATCCCTTGAAGATACGGTCCTCGGTTGCGAGCGGATATTGAATGATGAATTCCCCGATGCTTCCGAGCGTAATTTCTACATGATAGGTTCCATCGAGGAGGTAGGCAAATGAGGCTGAAGATTCTGGTTCCCGCAGGTCTTTTTTTGGACCGTCTGGTGGATAAGGTACTGGCTGAAAGTACCAAAGGCGGATTTTGCCTGCTGCCCAACCACATTGATACTGCTTCGGCTCTTGCTCCGGGCATTCTCACTTATGAGGTGGAAGGGGAACCTTACCATCTGGCAGTGAATGGCGGTGTATTGGTCAAGAATGGCGATGCGGTACGTATTTCTTCACGGGCTGCTGTTGCCGGTGAGCTTGGTGAACTGGAAGCTGAGGTCTTGCGTATGCAGGATGAGGCTTCAGAGGCGGAGAAGTCTGCACGCAGTGCGGTTGCCAGGCTTGAGGCCGGATTTGTACGCACTCTTATCGAAGTGGAGACTACATGATCCCGCGTGAGACAAATGACCGCAAGTCGGACAGATTCGGCCGGACCGTAGGCAGCAAGGAGCAACGCAAAATCCGTGCGGGGCAGAAAGGTACCGTCGGGGCGTGGTCCGCTTTTGGAGCTATGGGAGCTGTCGGCTGGCTGGTGGCCTTGCCTGTTGTGCTGGGTAGTTTGCTTGGTGTTTGGCTGGATAACCGTTGGCCCGGTAAAGTTAACTGGACGATGTCCATGCTCGGTGTCGGTCTGGCTGTCGGCTGTCTGTTTGCCGGGATCTGGATGAATCGTGAGAAGAATAAGATAATCAAGGAACGTGACGACTGGGAACAGCAGGACATCAAAACGAAGGACGCAGAGGATGATCATAAATAGCATAATGATAACAGTTGCAGCCTTTGGCATCGGTTTGCTTTTATCCGCCGTTCATTTTGGAGGGCTCTGGCTGACTGTACGCATGCTGCCACGCTGTGACCGGCCGAGAATGTTTTTCTGGTCCAGCTATCTGGGCCGCTATGGAATCACCCTTTGGGGTTTTGCTCAAATTGTGAGCTATGGGGGGGCACCCTTTGTCTCTGCATTTTTAGGTTTCTATTTGTTACGGACCTATGCGCTGGCCAACCATTGCGGCATGGGTATGTTGGATATAGTTAAAATGAAGAGGACTGGATGGAAATAAGCCCGGACCATATCATTTATTTCAGCTTTGGGTTTTTTAAGCTGAATGCCACCATAGTTTATACATGGCTGGTTATGGTCCTGCTTGCGGCTTTTTCATGGTTTGTGACCCGTAAGGTTACATCTTCAGCTACGATTTCTTCCCAGCAGAATCTGCTGGAAGTTTTGGTGTCTGGATTACTTTCCCAGATTAAAGATGCTACCAACCAGCATCCGGAGAAGTTCCTGCCGCTGCTTGGAACTCTTTTCATCTTCATTCTCGTCTCTAACTTGCTTTCCGCTGTGCCGGGATTCAATCCGCCCACAGGTTCGCTTTCTACTACTACTGCGTTCAGCTTAATCGTATTTTTCGCCGTTCCCTATTACGGAATAAAGGAGAACGGCTTGCTCAACTATCTTAAAAGTTATGTGCAGCCCTCGCCATTCATGCTGCCATTTAACATAATAGGTGAGGTCAGCAGGACTTTCGCTTTAGCGGTGCGTCTTTTTGGAAACATACTTAGTGGGACCATGATGGGTGCGATTCTGCTGGTGATTATGCCGCTTTTCGTGCCTGTAATCATGCAGATGCTCGGACTGCTCATCGGAGTGGTGCAGGCTTATATTTTTACTGTACTTGCGGCGGTGTTTATTGCCGCAGGTCTTGAGGTTCATAGGTAGCCGCCGGTGGCATAAATTAAGGAGGTTATATGGAAACTCTTGGTTGGATTGCTTTTGGGTCGATTATTGCGGCAGGACTTTGCATGGGTATCGGTGCTATTGGTCCCGCGATCGGGGAGGGAATGGCTCTTTCGCGGGCGTTAAGCTCTATTGCCCAGCAGCCGGACGAGACCAATACCATTGTGAAGTTCCTTTTTGTGGGGATGGCAATGGTCGAATCTACAGCTATTTATTGCTTTGTGCTGGCTATGATTCTGCTTTTTGCCAATCCGTTCTGGTCCTATTTTATTGATAAAGCCGGAGGCTGATAATGCTGCTGGATTGGTTCACGATCTTTGCGCAGGTTTTGAATTTCTTTGTGCTCATCGCGCTGCTCAGGTTGTTTCTCTACAAACCTATTGTCGGGGCCATGCAGGAACGTAAGGAACATGTTGCGCAAGAGACGCATGCATTGCAGAAGGCCAAGGCTGAATCACAGACCTTGAACATGGAACTTCGCCTGAAACGCGAGGACCTTGATAACCGTGAGGCCGAGGTTATGGCTGAAATTCATGCCGAGGCGGAAAGGTTGCGGGAGCAGGCCATGGATTCCGCGCGGGGTGAAGTCGAAACCATGCGCAGGGAATGGCTGGCTGCATTGGAGCGGGAAAAGGAAAGTGTTGCGCTTAATTTGCGTAAAAAGCTTATCCATGAGGTCTCTGCTACTGCCGCGCGGATTGTGCAGGACCTGTCCGGAAGTGATCTGGAGCAGTTGATCCTAAGCGGTTTTATGCAACGGATTAATGATGAGGCCCGTGGGGTTGATTGCGGCAACTCTGAAATCCTGATCCGCACCGGGTTTGAACATACAGAAGAACAGGAGCAAAACCTCAAGCAATTGCTTGATGAATTGTTCCCGCTTAAGAATGAGCGAATATTTACAACTGATTCCAGATTGGGCCTCGGCATTGAACTGATAGCAGGAGATCGCAAATGGGAGTGGAATCTAAGTTCGTATGTAACTGAACTCGAAAATAAAATTTTAACTGAAATAAATAGCTAAACTACCCGCAGGATTAACCGGACGAAGTGGCGAT contains:
- a CDS encoding ATPase, giving the protein MLLDWFTIFAQVLNFFVLIALLRLFLYKPIVGAMQERKEHVAQETHALQKAKAESQTLNMELRLKREDLDNREAEVMAEIHAEAERLREQAMDSARGEVETMRREWLAALEREKESVALNLRKKLIHEVSATAARIVQDLSGSDLEQLILSGFMQRINDEARGVDCGNSEILIRTGFEHTEEQEQNLKQLLDELFPLKNERIFTTDSRLGLGIELIAGDRKWEWNLSSYVTELENKILTEINS
- the recQ gene encoding DNA helicase RecQ, yielding MSAPRTPLDVLRQTYGYESFRGLQENVINRIMSGGNAVVFMPTGGGKSACYQIPAILRPGVGIVISPLIALMRDQVAALQQMGVRAACLNSSIQPSEANHIIHELHSGHMDLLYVAPERLAQPGFMDMLSGIKISLIAIDEAHCVAQWGHDFRPDYLRLSVFAEMFPRVPRMALTATADGPTRKEILYRLSFSNDDIFATGFDRPNIRYTVIPKDQEKRQLLNFIKNDHFAECGIVYRMSRKKVESTAEWLCKQGINALPYHAGLDAQTRESNQARFMSEDGIVMVATIAFGMGIDKPDVRYVAHLDLPKTIEAYYQETGRAGRDGLPAEAWMSVGIQDIGFLKRMIMSGNSPDDRKALELRKLNALLAYCESPGCLRQSLLSYFGEELEEPCGNCFTCINPPSTFDGTIPAQKALSNIFRTDQLFGANYLIDILLGKENKRISTQGHNSLSTYGIGKEYNSDEWLSIHRQLVSQGLVDVDMEGYGSLKLNAKSWEVLRKERTVALRKDPVLAKTRTRRAGKKLVIGDSNSPSLSTPEAQELLESLRSLRNTLAQEQHVPAYAIFADKTLLELGCYRPQTTGELYAVSGLGDQKIFRYGAAIIEVLMDHQEKHGRPDDLFPIPEDKIKEAPTSTPKNAGPTVSASALETLELFEELMDIEKVAESRKIKPATIYAHLTSCIGAGKVDVSDVLDLEPTELKCLQDTLSFYKDEGFMQLNPVFNGLCGNYSFEILRMIRASQ
- a CDS encoding PpnN family nucleotide 5'-monophosphate nucleosidase; the encoded protein is MQTELKIPILPRRIVSQQFSDADIERLAQGLADPENRMVEIIGALINVHKNDVCDTREIRVKFKDMQIELAPVNGHINLLCSRVPRDCLYDGRNVIWQSVEHISAVIRDIIFAPKHSCNGDDCRSTNIKKFVEHSGLMYRGERGLVMFTWGGHQVPLDEYNFAKELGYWTALFMPDMENITGCGVGVMKAPFKGAQVAYGKQNSFERFGHRDFIGFSEKQILAAEAPNELVTQLLTFPTIEERMEAFIRASHRGKVHPGGAGTVEEILTMLALLSMPDNKGIPYEFDLVEMGGGVYFKELDEYLKICFGDALDGLYNVHVGTARAYANYVAYQTQNLNTRYLWNDDLVFDPRIQEPFEVTFESMEGLDLSRDQEAFSLLINLRRFFSGVVHLTVKDPDMLDSWGDDSPLIKGDKNILAATDQLVRKLAKQGRIHPSKSNKPAYRIE
- a CDS encoding AtpZ/AtpI family protein, encoding MIPRETNDRKSDRFGRTVGSKEQRKIRAGQKGTVGAWSAFGAMGAVGWLVALPVVLGSLLGVWLDNRWPGKVNWTMSMLGVGLAVGCLFAGIWMNREKNKIIKERDDWEQQDIKTKDAEDDHK
- a CDS encoding F0F1 ATP synthase subunit epsilon, producing the protein MRLKILVPAGLFLDRLVDKVLAESTKGGFCLLPNHIDTASALAPGILTYEVEGEPYHLAVNGGVLVKNGDAVRISSRAAVAGELGELEAEVLRMQDEASEAEKSARSAVARLEAGFVRTLIEVETT
- the atpD gene encoding F0F1 ATP synthase subunit beta; translated protein: MEHKFSGEVISVRGSVVDVRFPEEIPPLLSVMYSAGEKAVTLEVADHLNMNSVRAIAMTPTGGLARGDVVHCEGETLRTPVGEELLGRVLNVFGDPVDGKELPNDVEFRSIHNQPIELSRRVVSEEIFTTGIKVIDLLMPLEKGGKAGLFGGAGVGKTVLITELINNMVGAHSGISIFCGIGERCREGEELYREMGDAGVLDNTVMVFGQMNEPPGARFRTGHTAMTIAEYFRDDQGTDVLLLIDNIFRFIQAGMELSGLLGRLPSRMGYQPTLGSDLAELQERISSSRSGAITSIQAVYVPADDLTDPAATHTFSHLSSSIVLSRKRAGEGFYPAVDPLESRSMMLSPAIVGQRHYDVAREVRRTLAQYEDLKDIIAMLGLEELSREDRKIVSRARRMERFMTQPFNTTKHFTGMDGRIVSLEDTVLGCERILNDEFPDASERNFYMIGSIEEVGK
- a CDS encoding F0F1 ATP synthase subunit A; amino-acid sequence: MEISPDHIIYFSFGFFKLNATIVYTWLVMVLLAAFSWFVTRKVTSSATISSQQNLLEVLVSGLLSQIKDATNQHPEKFLPLLGTLFIFILVSNLLSAVPGFNPPTGSLSTTTAFSLIVFFAVPYYGIKENGLLNYLKSYVQPSPFMLPFNIIGEVSRTFALAVRLFGNILSGTMMGAILLVIMPLFVPVIMQMLGLLIGVVQAYIFTVLAAVFIAAGLEVHR
- a CDS encoding F0F1 ATP synthase subunit C, which translates into the protein METLGWIAFGSIIAAGLCMGIGAIGPAIGEGMALSRALSSIAQQPDETNTIVKFLFVGMAMVESTAIYCFVLAMILLFANPFWSYFIDKAGG
- a CDS encoding ATP synthase subunit I; this encodes MIINSIMITVAAFGIGLLLSAVHFGGLWLTVRMLPRCDRPRMFFWSSYLGRYGITLWGFAQIVSYGGAPFVSAFLGFYLLRTYALANHCGMGMLDIVKMKRTGWK
- the map gene encoding type I methionyl aminopeptidase — translated: MIIKNKKQIDLMREAGILLYKAHMVAKEMCEAGTSTEVINAEVEKFITSNGATPLFKGVPGKVPFPAGCCMSINEAIVHGIPSARKLENGDILSIDIGVRLNGWCSDCAVTHAIGEIDAEKRKLMDVTEECLRIAIKHIKPGVKWSKIAKEMSQYARNAGFSVVESLVGHGIGESLWEAPQVPNYHSRLVKDFKLKQGLVIAVEPMINAGVKNTETLKDHWTIVTKDGKPSAHFEHTIAVTASGAQVLTCGENGEGWAL
- a CDS encoding transporter substrate-binding domain-containing protein, translating into MKHFFNTFILFITLFACTQQAKAIIRVNVYGDDAYAPYCFIQNRTYDGIYVRILEKAFARMEGYEIKIIPVPYKRLLRGLEHGKVFAAFPPYQWPQKRPWIDTYSTPILEEDYSIFCAKGFLDNPRPNWPADYEDLNIGINDGFIIPNIDKIKTEDASSNEKNIKKILAGRIDCYVNDSKSILYTAKLMGIDPSKLVQGMKISTEYGHLAFSRKNNPPFKRDFIKKFNNIIYKMKCSGEIDTIVNEFIH